The following coding sequences are from one Marinitoga litoralis window:
- the trpS gene encoding tryptophan--tRNA ligase, producing the protein MRILSGMRATGKLHLGHVLVLEDWKKLQDEGNETFFFVADWHALTTHKEESHIIYQSTLDIVRGYLAAGIDPEKSTIFVQSAIKEHAELYLLFNMLVSVSRLERIPTYKELKDNLSNRDLSTAGFLTYPVLQTADILIYKANAVPVGEDQLYHIELSREIARRFNNLYKEVFPEPDPIVTRIPKLPGTDGRKMSKSYGNIIMIDENSESLKNKIMPMMTDPARMRRTDPGDPEKCPVWDYHKAFTFNQEELDWVVKGCKNAEIGCVQCKKLLLKNMEERLKPIWEKYSKISDEDVLNVIHEGNKKASEVAKKTLEEVREAMNLRW; encoded by the coding sequence GTGAGAATATTAAGTGGTATGCGTGCAACAGGTAAATTACATTTAGGACATGTTTTAGTTTTAGAAGATTGGAAAAAACTACAAGATGAAGGTAATGAAACCTTCTTTTTTGTAGCTGATTGGCATGCATTAACAACACATAAGGAAGAAAGTCATATTATATATCAATCTACACTTGATATAGTTAGAGGATATTTGGCAGCAGGAATAGACCCTGAAAAATCAACTATTTTTGTTCAATCTGCAATTAAAGAACACGCAGAATTATATTTATTATTTAATATGTTAGTTTCTGTAAGTAGATTAGAAAGAATTCCTACATATAAAGAATTAAAAGATAATCTAAGTAATAGAGATTTATCTACAGCTGGATTTTTAACATATCCAGTCTTACAAACTGCTGATATATTAATTTACAAAGCTAATGCTGTTCCTGTAGGAGAAGATCAACTATATCATATTGAATTAAGTAGGGAAATTGCTAGACGATTTAATAATCTATATAAAGAAGTATTTCCTGAACCAGATCCAATTGTAACAAGAATTCCTAAACTTCCTGGTACAGATGGAAGGAAAATGTCAAAGAGTTATGGTAATATTATAATGATAGATGAAAATTCAGAGAGTTTAAAAAATAAAATTATGCCAATGATGACTGATCCCGCAAGAATGAGAAGAACTGACCCTGGAGATCCAGAAAAATGCCCTGTTTGGGATTATCATAAAGCATTTACATTCAATCAAGAAGAATTAGATTGGGTAGTAAAAGGTTGTAAAAACGCTGAAATAGGTTGTGTTCAATGTAAAAAATTATTGCTTAAAAATATGGAAGAAAGATTAAAACCTATATGGGAAAAATATAGTAAAATATCTGATGAAGATGTTTTAAATGTTATTCATGAAGGTAATAAAAAAGCTTCCGAAGTAGCCAAAAAAACTCTAGAAGAAGTTAGGGAGGCAATGAACCTTAGGTGGTGA
- a CDS encoding segregation/condensation protein A yields MLADLNIELDIFSGPFEVLVELIKEKKIPVRLLSVSKIADIFNNYIESNYDNLDDLGEFLRIASYLTLLKSKELLPRSEEDKEFTRQRNTLYNIIEDYEKIKEAIEKIQKDFGKNNFKQPIKVKSARFDKNKIHEQLEFYMNDYVKIQQKLEILREYFTVEEALEELKEKEKFTLQELYNYSNRERLKFIVYFLASLTLVRNGIHYINEKYEFIKNKEEVPINAG; encoded by the coding sequence GTGCTTGCAGATTTAAATATAGAATTAGACATTTTTTCAGGACCTTTTGAGGTATTAGTTGAATTAATAAAAGAAAAGAAAATACCCGTAAGGTTATTATCTGTGTCAAAAATTGCTGATATTTTTAACAATTATATAGAAAGTAATTATGATAATTTGGATGATTTGGGCGAATTCTTAAGAATTGCGTCATATTTGACATTATTGAAATCAAAAGAATTATTGCCTAGATCAGAAGAAGATAAGGAGTTTACTAGACAAAGAAATACACTGTATAACATTATTGAAGATTATGAAAAAATAAAAGAAGCAATTGAAAAAATACAAAAAGATTTTGGTAAAAATAATTTCAAACAACCAATTAAAGTGAAATCTGCACGATTTGATAAGAATAAAATTCATGAACAATTAGAATTTTATATGAATGATTATGTAAAAATACAACAAAAACTTGAAATTTTAAGAGAATATTTTACAGTTGAAGAAGCATTAGAAGAATTAAAAGAAAAAGAAAAATTCACTTTACAAGAATTGTATAATTATTCTAACCGCGAAAGATTAAAATTTATAGTGTATTTCTTAGCCTCTTTAACACTTGTTAGAAATGGAATACATTATATAAACGAAAAATATGAATTTATAAAAAATAAAGAAGAGGTGCCTATAAATGCAGGATAA
- the scpB gene encoding SMC-Scp complex subunit ScpB, which translates to MQDKHLMPIIEAMLFSKPSGFSSKEIAEKLNETEEKINAVLIDIWEHYNSEIHGIELETFEGKYRFTIKNEIKSILNPKPRTFSLTESQFEILAILLLNGPSSVTEIEKSRGKSSYNQVKKLLEMGLIIKKRKENTKNRFVYVLSDMFFELLPEKTINELRGAKIDKTSDISPENR; encoded by the coding sequence ATGCAGGATAAGCATTTGATGCCAATTATTGAAGCTATGCTTTTTTCAAAACCTTCTGGTTTTAGTTCAAAAGAAATAGCAGAAAAATTAAATGAAACTGAAGAAAAAATAAATGCTGTATTAATTGATATTTGGGAACATTATAATTCTGAAATTCACGGAATTGAGTTAGAGACCTTTGAAGGGAAATATAGATTTACTATTAAAAATGAAATAAAATCTATATTAAACCCTAAACCTAGAACTTTTTCTTTAACAGAATCTCAATTTGAAATACTTGCTATATTATTATTGAATGGTCCTTCTTCAGTAACTGAAATAGAAAAATCCAGGGGAAAATCATCGTATAATCAAGTGAAAAAATTATTGGAAATGGGATTAATTATAAAAAAAAGAAAAGAAAACACTAAAAATCGTTTTGTTTATGTATTATCAGATATGTTTTTTGAACTATTACCTGAAAAAACAATAAATGAATTAAGAGGTGCTAAAATTGATAAAACTTCAGACATTTCTCCAGAAAATAGGTGA